Sequence from the Bacillus sp. es.036 genome:
TTGAAGTTTTCTACTTCTAGTAACGGTTGTTCGATCACTGTAACGTATCGTTAGCTGAATATTAAAACTCAGAACGTTCTTTTTGGCCATCCGCTTAGCTACAGAATCAGATAAATTTGTGAGTGCGGTATGAATGCGGTGATGATCAATAAGATCTTCCGGAAACGTAGTGGAATTGCCAACACTTTTAAATTCATCTATCGCATCTGGATCAACGGGGCGATTGTCTCGTCCGTTGGCACGCTCATGTAACCTTCTTCCATTAATGCCTAGCTTCATTTCAAGTTGTAGAGGATTCGCATGAGCTAGATCGTGGATGGTTTTAATTTCTAGCTCAAGTAATTTTTCTTTTGTTTTCTTTCCTACCCCATGCATTTCCCCAACATCAAGTGGCCAGAGCAATTGATCTAACTCTCGTTTACGAAGAATGGTAATCCCTAAAGGCTTTTTCATATCAGAAGCCATCTTTGCTAAAAATTTATTTGGTGCAATTCCAATACTACAAGGGATGCCAATTTCAGCATGAATGCGATTTTGAATTTCCTCCGCTATTTCAATAGGATTCCGATGTCCACAATCTTCTGTTATATCTAAATACCCTTCATCAATGGAAACTGGCTGGACGAGTGGCGTGTAGGTTTCTAATAGTTCAAAAATTTGGAGAGAGGTTTGTCGGTAAAGTGGAAAATTAGGTGGCATAATGAGAAGTTCAGGACAGTGCTTTTTGGCTTCCCAAACCGGCATTGTTGTCTTGACGCCTTTCTTTCTCGCTTCATAGCTACTCGTTACAACAATACCTCGCCTTTCCTCTACATTCCCCGCAATAGCAAGAGGTTTTCCTCGAAGTTTTGGGTTATGAGCGACTTCGACAGACGCGTAAAAACTGTTCATATCCACATGAAAAATAATTCTTCCTCTTCCCTTTGTACTAAGGTCCATTCCATCCATCTCCTTAAGCCCTCTATCGAAACCGTTGCGTTTCCCGCCACTCATGCTAAAAAGACAGGAGAGGTCTCCTGTCTCACGTGGTGAGTACTTGCTTTCGTTCTACCCATTTCACAAATTCACTACCGTGAAAATGCTGGTTGAATTCCATTTGAAATTCGTACATAGCATCTAGAAATTCAGCATTTTCAGCTGATTTTGAGCGATACTCATCTAAGTAATTCATGACCGCATAGGAATACTGCGTACTAGCTTCCACTTTATGATGACCTTCTTCCGTCAAGGTCACGTATGATACGCGCCGGTCGTTCGCTTTCTTATCAAGTTTGACAAACAGTTTGTTCTTCAAACGTTTTAACACCTGCATAACTGTTGATACGTCCCAAAGCCCAATTTCTGAAACTCTTGTAATGGTAACTTCTTCTTCCAAATAAACAATCCACATCACATGCTGTTCGGCTTGAGTTAATCCAATTTCTCTCGCATTTTTTTGCCATTCATTTTCCAGTACTTTATAAGTTCCTCGCATATAATTCATAAGTTTATGAGTTTGAATAGAGTCCATTTTAACACCGCTTCCACTTCAATAATTATAATCATACCGTTCTAGTTTAACATAATATAGAAGCAGTGCCACAAAGGTGTATGTAACAAAAAAGAGAACATTGCCGAAAATCGACAATGTTCTAAACAATGCTTCTACGCATTGGCAACTTCTTTAATAATTGAGATAACTGCTTCAGATACCTTTACTAATTCTTTTACTGGCATCCTTTCATTCGTTGTATGAATTTCTTCGTAACCAACTGCAAGATTGACTGTAGGGATACCATGCCCAGCAATCACATTGGCATCACTTCCACCGCCACTCGTTAATAGTTCTGGGCGACGCCCTATCTTTTCCATCGCTTTTTTGGCTACTTCAACAACATAGTCGCCTTCATTGAACTTAAAGCCAGGGTACATAACTTTAATATCAAGTTCTACAGAACCGCCCATTTCAGAAGCCGTTTTTTCAAAGGCTTGTTTCATTTTTTCGACTTGCGCTTCCATCTTCTCTGGAACTAGAGACCGCGCTTCAGCTAGTACTTCTACATGATCACAAACAATGTTTGTTTGAGAACCACCTTCAAAACGACCGATATTCGCTGTTGTTTCATCGTCAAGTCGACCAAGCGGCATTTTCGCGATTGATTTGGCTGCCATGGTGATCGCTGAAACGCCTTTTTCTGGTGCAACACCAGCATGAGCTGTTTTCCCATAAATGGTTGCTTTTATTTTCGCTTGCGTAGGAGCAGCGGTAATGATTTTTCCGACTTCACCATCACTATCAAGCGCATAACCAAATTTGGCGATTAGCTTTTCAGGATCAAGAACTTTTGCACCTTGAAGCCCTGATTCTTCTCCAACCGTAATAATAAACTGAATCGTTCCATACTCAATGTTTTGTTCTTTTAATACGCGAATGGCTTCAAACATAGCAGCTAAACCGGTTTTATCATCGGCTCCAAGGATCGTTGTTCCATCGGTTACCACATACCCATCTTTGATGGATGGCTTAATGCCTTTACCTGGCACTACTGTATCCATATGAGAAGTAAAGTAAATCGGATCTGCTTTTTCAATGTTCCCTTTAAGCGTGCAGATTAAGTTCCCTGCCTCATGATCTGTCTTATCTGCAGCATCATCTTCTTCTACTTCCACACCAAGCGATGTGAATTTCTCCTTTAAAATGGAAGCAATTTTCTTCTCGTGTTTCGTTTCAGAATCAATTTGAACCAACTCTAAAAATTCGTCTACTAGTCTTTGTTCATTAATCATGTTGTTTGTGCCTCCTAGAAATCGGTTTAAAGCGGGATATTGCCGTGTTTCTTCTTAGGGCGTTCTTCGTGCTTATTCCGCATCATTTCGAGCGCTTCAATCAGTTTCTTTCTCGTTTCTCTTGGATCGATGACGTCATCAACCATCCCACGTGAAGCAGCTATGTATGGGTTCGCGAACTTCTCACGATATTCTTCAATCTTTGCAGCTCGCGTTGCTTCTGGATCTTCACTCTCATTAATTTCTCTTGCAAAAATCACATTTGCTGCACCTTCCGGACCCATTACGGCAATTTCAGCATTTGGCCATGCATACACGAGATCGGCTCCAATGGATTTGGAATTTAAAGCGACATAAGCGCCACCGTATGCTTTCCTTAGGATAACCGTAATTTTTGGTACGGTCGCTTCTGAATAGGAATAAAGAATTTTAGCTCCATGGCGGATAATACCTCCATGCTCCTGTTTAATACCCGGGAAAAACCCCGTAACATCTTCAAACGTAATTAATGGAATATTAAAAGAATCACAGAACCGAATAAAGCGCGCAAGCTTGTCAGATGAATCAATGTCGAGTCCACCAGCCATAACTTTTGGCTGATTGCAGACCATTCCTACCGTCTCACCTTTTATTCTTGCAAAACCAACAACAATGTTTTTCGCAAAATATTTTTGTACTTCAAGAAATGAGTCTTTATCTACTACTGCATCAATCACCGTTCTAACGTCATATGGCCTGGTCGCATCAAATGGAACAATGTCAGCAAGATCTGCACAGAAATCGTCACGTTCTTCACTTTTAATGATGGGGCTCTTTTCTTCATTATTGGATGGTAAATAGCTGATCAAATCTCGAACACTTGCGAGAACCTCTTCTTCTGTTTTACCTGTAAAGTGAGCATTGCCACTTTTAGAACGATGGACTTTCGCACCACCAAGGTCTTCTGCTGTAATCTTCTCACGTGTAACCGTTTCAATGACTTTTGGTCCAGTTATAAACATCTGACTCGTATCTTCTACCATAAAAACAAAATCTGTAATTGCAGGGGAATAAACAGCTCCACCTGCGCATGGCCCCATAATCACCGAAATTTGTGGAATCACACCAGAATAGATGGAGTTTCGATAAAAGATGTGTCCATACCCATCCAATGATACCACACCTTCTTGAATCCTCGCACCTCCAGAGTCGTTCAAACCGATAATTGGCGCACCATTACGCGCTGCAAGATCCATAACGTGTGCTACTTTTTTGGCATGCATTTCACCTAGCGCTCCGCCAAAAACGGTAAAATCTTGCGCAAATAGATAAATAGGACGGCCATTCACCTTTCCATAACCGGTGACCACACCTTCACCCGGCGCTTTTACATCTCCCATTCCAAAATCTTGAGATCGATGTTCAATAAACGAATTAAGTTCAACAAACGTACCCGGGTCAACGAGTAAATCAATTCGTTCTCGAGCCGTTAACTTTCCTTTCTCATGCTGTTTGTTAATTCGTTCATCCCCACCTCCAAGCTCTACTTCTCTCCGTCGATCGTACAATTCGTTGATTTTATCATACATATCCATTATTCTGCCTCCTTCGAAGGTTTATCACAAAGTTCGTACAGGACCCCTCCTGCTGATTTAGGATGCAGAAATGCAATATTCGCTCCACCAGCACCTTTAACAGGCGTTTCATGAATAAGTTTCACTCCGTTTTCAGAAAGTTCACGTAGCCTGTCTTCAATTCGATCGTCTGCAAGTGCAATGTGATGAATTCCTTCGCCTCTTTTATTAATAAATGAAGCAATTGGACTTGAATCTCCAATAGGCTCTAGAAGTTCTATTCTAGACTCACCGATTTTCATAAAAGCCACTTTCACCCCTTCTGAAACAACTTCTTCAATTGCCTCTAGTTTCAAATGAAGCTGGTTCACATAAAAAGGGAGCGCCTCTTCTAGAGAAGATACTGCAATTCCGATGTGATCAATTTTTTTAGGAGGTTCTTTAATGGATTGATCGATTCCGTCTCGCTCGTACACTGCTTTTTCGATAAAAACAGCTGTATCTTTAGTTGGCGTACCTGGCGTAAATACCTTTTGAATTCCTTTTGATTCTAAGAAGGGGATGTCTTCCCAAGGAATAACTCCACCTCCCACAACGATAATATCCCCTGCATTGCGCTGTTCTAGCAGTGAAACAATTTCAGGGAATAGTTCATTATGTGCACCTGATAAGCATGATAAGCCAATCGCATCCACATCTTCTTGTATTGCAGCTGTGACGATTTGTTGTGGCGTTTGCCTTAAACCCGTATAGATTACTTCCATTCCATAATCACGAAGGGCCTGAGCGATTACAAGAGCGCCTCTATCATGACCATCAAGACCTGGCTTTGCAATTAAAACGCGTATCTTCTTCATCTCTTTCCACTCCCCGTTTGTTTAGATTCCAGTGTATTCGCCAAATTCTTCTCGGAGTATGCCGCATATTTCACCGACTGTACAATAATCTCGAACACAATTAATAATAAGCGGCATCAAATTACTTGTGCCTTTAGCTCCCGACCTTAATTCCTCCAACCGAGCGCTCACTCGATGTTGGTCTCTTGTAGTCCTTAGAGTTTCAAGCTTTTCAATTTGTTTCCGTTGAAGCTCTGGATCAATACGATGTAATTCTGGTTTGGGTTCGTCTTCTAACTTGTATTGATTCATGCCCACGACGACTTCTTCACCACTCTCGATTTTCTTTTGCGTTTCATAAGAAGCCTGGTGAATTTCGCGCTGCATATAGCCCTGTTCAACAGCGGATACTGCTCCGCCCATATCATCGATCTTACGAATATAATCAAAAACATACGCTTCAAGCTGATCAGTCAAATTCTCTATAAAATAAGAGCCACCAAGGGCATCAACCGTATCTGTTACGCCGCTTTCGTTTGCAATAATTTGCTGGGTTCTAAGAGCAATCCGTGCGGAATCTTCCGTTGGTAATGCTAACGCTTCATCTTTCGCATTCGTATGAAGGCTCTGTGTCCCTCCTAGAACAGCCGCAAGTGCTTGAATGGTCACCCGGACGATATTGTTGTCCGGCTGTTGGGCTGTTAACGTTGATCCAGCAACTTGAGTGTGAAAGCGGAGCTGCAGACTTTTCGGCTTTTTTGCACCATACCGTTCTTTCATTATTTTAGCCCATATTCTTCGCGCTGCTCTAAATTTCGCAACTTCTTCAAGAAATTGATTATGCCCATTAAAAAAGAAAGCAAGCCTTGGCGCAAAATCGTCGACTTTTAACCCCGTTTCAATTGCTGCATCGACATAAGCAATGCCATTCGCAATGGTAAACGCTAGTTCCTGAGCAGCCGTCGAACCCGCTTCTCGAATGTGGTAGCCAGATATACTAATTGTATTCCATCGCGGTACATACTCTGCGCAATA
This genomic interval carries:
- a CDS encoding acyl-CoA mutase large subunit family protein, whose product is METEKKDFQSQFEEWKALTEKLIEKFPEKKEAFKTSSGIDIDRLGHPDHLDQYYMEKLGLPGQYPYTRGIQPTMYRGRTWTMRQYAGFGSAEETNRRFRYLLDQGQTGLSVAFDLPTQIGYDSDDMMAKGEVGKVGVAIDSLDDMEALLRDIPLDKVSTSMTINAPASVLLAMYIVVAEKQGVSQEQISGTIQNDILKEYIARGTYIFPPKPSMRLITDIFAYCAEYVPRWNTISISGYHIREAGSTAAQELAFTIANGIAYVDAAIETGLKVDDFAPRLAFFFNGHNQFLEEVAKFRAARRIWAKIMKERYGAKKPKSLQLRFHTQVAGSTLTAQQPDNNIVRVTIQALAAVLGGTQSLHTNAKDEALALPTEDSARIALRTQQIIANESGVTDTVDALGGSYFIENLTDQLEAYVFDYIRKIDDMGGAVSAVEQGYMQREIHQASYETQKKIESGEEVVVGMNQYKLEDEPKPELHRIDPELQRKQIEKLETLRTTRDQHRVSARLEELRSGAKGTSNLMPLIINCVRDYCTVGEICGILREEFGEYTGI
- a CDS encoding M20/M25/M40 family metallo-hydrolase, with product MINEQRLVDEFLELVQIDSETKHEKKIASILKEKFTSLGVEVEEDDAADKTDHEAGNLICTLKGNIEKADPIYFTSHMDTVVPGKGIKPSIKDGYVVTDGTTILGADDKTGLAAMFEAIRVLKEQNIEYGTIQFIITVGEESGLQGAKVLDPEKLIAKFGYALDSDGEVGKIITAAPTQAKIKATIYGKTAHAGVAPEKGVSAITMAAKSIAKMPLGRLDDETTANIGRFEGGSQTNIVCDHVEVLAEARSLVPEKMEAQVEKMKQAFEKTASEMGGSVELDIKVMYPGFKFNEGDYVVEVAKKAMEKIGRRPELLTSGGGSDANVIAGHGIPTVNLAVGYEEIHTTNERMPVKELVKVSEAVISIIKEVANA
- the mce gene encoding methylmalonyl-CoA epimerase; translated protein: MKKIRVLIAKPGLDGHDRGALVIAQALRDYGMEVIYTGLRQTPQQIVTAAIQEDVDAIGLSCLSGAHNELFPEIVSLLEQRNAGDIIVVGGGVIPWEDIPFLESKGIQKVFTPGTPTKDTAVFIEKAVYERDGIDQSIKEPPKKIDHIGIAVSSLEEALPFYVNQLHLKLEAIEEVVSEGVKVAFMKIGESRIELLEPIGDSSPIASFINKRGEGIHHIALADDRIEDRLRELSENGVKLIHETPVKGAGGANIAFLHPKSAGGVLYELCDKPSKEAE
- a CDS encoding DNA polymerase IV codes for the protein MDLSTKGRGRIIFHVDMNSFYASVEVAHNPKLRGKPLAIAGNVEERRGIVVTSSYEARKKGVKTTMPVWEAKKHCPELLIMPPNFPLYRQTSLQIFELLETYTPLVQPVSIDEGYLDITEDCGHRNPIEIAEEIQNRIHAEIGIPCSIGIAPNKFLAKMASDMKKPLGITILRKRELDQLLWPLDVGEMHGVGKKTKEKLLELEIKTIHDLAHANPLQLEMKLGINGRRLHERANGRDNRPVDPDAIDEFKSVGNSTTFPEDLIDHHRIHTALTNLSDSVAKRMAKKNVLSFNIQLTIRYSDRTTVTRSRKLQNPISQSADILEAVQALFEKNWSGQPIRLLGVTGQQLVDRNEATVQLDLFSFEADSKRYNLQNTIGSIRSKYGEGALLKGNQLGKDGSHKLRDEKRRGTSLDRDFLWKYKQDKD
- a CDS encoding acyl-CoA carboxylase subunit beta — its product is MDMYDKINELYDRRREVELGGGDERINKQHEKGKLTARERIDLLVDPGTFVELNSFIEHRSQDFGMGDVKAPGEGVVTGYGKVNGRPIYLFAQDFTVFGGALGEMHAKKVAHVMDLAARNGAPIIGLNDSGGARIQEGVVSLDGYGHIFYRNSIYSGVIPQISVIMGPCAGGAVYSPAITDFVFMVEDTSQMFITGPKVIETVTREKITAEDLGGAKVHRSKSGNAHFTGKTEEEVLASVRDLISYLPSNNEEKSPIIKSEERDDFCADLADIVPFDATRPYDVRTVIDAVVDKDSFLEVQKYFAKNIVVGFARIKGETVGMVCNQPKVMAGGLDIDSSDKLARFIRFCDSFNIPLITFEDVTGFFPGIKQEHGGIIRHGAKILYSYSEATVPKITVILRKAYGGAYVALNSKSIGADLVYAWPNAEIAVMGPEGAANVIFAREINESEDPEATRAAKIEEYREKFANPYIAASRGMVDDVIDPRETRKKLIEALEMMRNKHEERPKKKHGNIPL
- a CDS encoding BlaI/MecI/CopY family transcriptional regulator; the encoded protein is MDSIQTHKLMNYMRGTYKVLENEWQKNAREIGLTQAEQHVMWIVYLEEEVTITRVSEIGLWDVSTVMQVLKRLKNKLFVKLDKKANDRRVSYVTLTEEGHHKVEASTQYSYAVMNYLDEYRSKSAENAEFLDAMYEFQMEFNQHFHGSEFVKWVERKQVLTT